In Ipomoea triloba cultivar NCNSP0323 chromosome 7, ASM357664v1, a single genomic region encodes these proteins:
- the LOC116026279 gene encoding uncharacterized protein LOC116026279 isoform X1, with amino-acid sequence MDVSDYSYLTRKRHVPAFGNWDCNQDFPIPFTQCFESATHAGLRGDLYVAGDLYDNHILTPAMIVVPRRKGKAQSYNNVGGGGGGKGLEGRKDAWVVCDCDCDNAPPPPPPPKRAPKAVDEDLYKISPDLLYSKPKQRRVWGFLLSCLRPSSCA; translated from the exons ATGGATGTATCT GACTACAGCTACTTGACTCGGAAGAGGCATGTCCCGGCGTTTGGGAACTGGGACTGTAACCAAGACTTCCCCATCCCCTTCACCCAGTGCTTCGAATCCGCCACCCACGCCGGCCTGCGCGGGGATTTGTACGTCGCCGGCGATCTCTACGACAACCACATCCTCACTCCCGCCATGATTGTTGTTCCCCGCCGTAAG GGAAAAGCCCAATCGTACAACAATGTaggaggcggcggcggagggAAAGGCCTAGAGGGAAGAAAAGATGCATGGGTGGTCTGCGACTGCGATTGCGATAACGCgccgcctcctcctcctccgcccaAACGCGCACCCAAGGCCGTCGACGAAGATCTCTACAAGATTTCTCCCGACCTCCTCTACTCTAAGCCCAAACAG AGGAGGGTATGGGGATTTCTGTTAAGCTGCCTGCGACCTTCTTCTTGTGCATGA
- the LOC116026279 gene encoding uncharacterized protein LOC116026279 isoform X2: MDVSDYSYLTRKRHVPAFGNWDCNQDFPIPFTQCFESATHAGLRGDLYVAGDLYDNHILTPAMIVVPRRKGKAQSYNNVGGGGGGKGLEGRKDAWVVCDCDCDNAPPPPPPPKRAPKAVDEDLYKISPDLLYSKPKQEFTSTHGRCI, encoded by the exons ATGGATGTATCT GACTACAGCTACTTGACTCGGAAGAGGCATGTCCCGGCGTTTGGGAACTGGGACTGTAACCAAGACTTCCCCATCCCCTTCACCCAGTGCTTCGAATCCGCCACCCACGCCGGCCTGCGCGGGGATTTGTACGTCGCCGGCGATCTCTACGACAACCACATCCTCACTCCCGCCATGATTGTTGTTCCCCGCCGTAAG GGAAAAGCCCAATCGTACAACAATGTaggaggcggcggcggagggAAAGGCCTAGAGGGAAGAAAAGATGCATGGGTGGTCTGCGACTGCGATTGCGATAACGCgccgcctcctcctcctccgcccaAACGCGCACCCAAGGCCGTCGACGAAGATCTCTACAAGATTTCTCCCGACCTCCTCTACTCTAAGCCCAAACAG GA